The following proteins come from a genomic window of Notamacropus eugenii isolate mMacEug1 chromosome X, mMacEug1.pri_v2, whole genome shotgun sequence:
- the LOC140515316 gene encoding uncharacterized protein isoform X1: MAAKEIKEGKAQREHPMSFFYRSEPREENLLRDEGFHETARKDSLEREQGITKVLSSEEIHRSLEFFLFLLSSAASEYPTWKGSEDLYGRSLCDHSSPSELSAFLGCFPPFQSCEDSSDIPVPQISINKGETSRTTGCGRYIQNKETSGQGIIIKSPLPTLHKGSTISERELDMPLKDIKPSELATTEENFRENLEHMLQLEIQEMDLNIQQGTWRNMIWHHPKSAKERFWRNKIELEKPHEIQIKKGKAQRKDPVSLFHRFEPREENLSRDEGFYETAKKDSLERKQGITKVLSSEEIHRSLQFFLFLLSSAASEYPTWKDLYGRSFCDDSSPSELSASLGYVHPFQSCEDCSDIPVQQISISNGETSRTTGCGRYIQNKETSGQGIIIKSPLPTLHKGSTVSERELDMPLKDIKQSELATTEENFREKLEHVIELEIQEMSLNIQQGTSRNMSWRHTKSSMERFWRNKIELEKPHEIQWMLLPHLEDPRREPSCSCPSESQCTSFGNPPSWSSSFHHQLQWIQPTFSRGKGEPL, translated from the exons ATGGCAGCCAAAGAG ATAAAGGAGGGGAAAGCACAAAGAGAACATCCAATGTCATTTTTCTATCGTTCTGAACCACGGGAAGAAAATCTATTAAGGGATGAAGGCTTTCATGAAACAGCAAGGAAGGATTCACTGGAAAGGGAACAG GGAATCACCAAAGTCTTGAGCTCTGAGGAAATACACAGATCTCTTGAGTTTTTCTTGTTCCTATTGAGCTCTGCAGCTTCTGAATATCCCACCTGGAAAGGTTCAGAAGACCTATATGGCAGATCCTTGTGTGATCACTCAAGTCCTAGTGAATTGAGTGCATTTCTTGGTTGTTTCCCTCCTTTTCAATCCTGTGAGGACTCCTCTGACATCCCCGTACCACAGATATCCATCAATAAAGGGGAAACATCCAGAACAACTGGCTGTGGCAGGTATATTCAGAACAAAGAAACATCAGGCCAAGGTATCATCATAAAAAGTCCACTTCCAACTCTACACAAAGGAAGCACCATAAGTGAACGTGAGCTAGACATGCCATTGAAAGACATCAAACCATCTGAGTTGGCCACAACAgaggaaaatttcagagaaaacctAGAACATATGCTTCAACTTGAAATTCAAGAAATGGATTTGAACATCCAGCAAGGAACCTGGAGGAATATGATATGGCACCATCCAAAGTCTGCAAAGGAGAGATTCTGGAGAAAcaaaatagaattagaaaagcCACATGAAATACAG ATAAAGAAGGGGAAAGCACAAAGAAAAGATCCAGTATCACTTTTCCACCGTTTTGAACCACGAGAAGAAAATCTATCAAGGGACGAAGGCTTCTATGAAACAGCAAAGAAAGATTCACTGGAAAGGAAACAG GGAATCACCAAAGTCTTGAGCTCTGAGGAAATTCACAGATCTCTTCAGTTTTTCTTGTTCCTATTGAGCTCTGCAGCTTCTGAATATCccacctggaaagacctatatggcAGATCCTTCTGTGATGACTCAAGTCCTAGTGAATTGAGTGCATCTCTTGGTTATGTCCATCCTTTTCAATCCTGTGAGGACTGCTCTGACATCCCCGTACAACAGATATCCATCAGTAATGGGGAAACATCCAGAACAACTGGCTGTGGCAGGTATATTCAGAACAAAGAAACATCAGGCCAAGGTATCATCATAAAAAGTCCACTTCCAACTCTACACAAAGGAAGCACTGTAAGTGAACGTGAGCTAGACATGCCATTGAAAGACATCAAACAATCTGAGCTAGCCACAACAgaggaaaatttcagagaaaaactAGAGCATGTGATCGAACTTGAAATTCAAGAAATGAGTTTAAACATCCAGCAAGGAACCTCCAGGAATATGAGCTGGCGCCATACAAAATCTTCAATGGAGCGATTCTGGAGAAAcaaaatagaattagaaaagcCACATGAAATACAG TGGATGCTCCTACCTCATCTTGAAGACCCTAGAAGGGAACCGTCCTGTAGTTGTCCCTCAGAGAGCCAATGCACATCCTTTGGCAATCCACCCTCATGGTCATCTAGTTTTCACCACCAACTGCAATGGATCCAACCAACCTTTTCAAGGGGCAAAGGGGAGCCCCTGTAG